The following proteins are co-located in the Xiphophorus maculatus strain JP 163 A chromosome 24, X_maculatus-5.0-male, whole genome shotgun sequence genome:
- the LOC102226515 gene encoding uncharacterized protein LOC102226515 isoform X6: protein MLKLQSEKKKVELTGFSHDKSEMRNLLQCLPYLSKLSFVTEPTESSESIWFLEKLICAAAEMKEQNGVNMLELLSVCTYRGTPLQWKWCDFLLDLYSSKTETGPTFSSFTSVLQSADPAIWFVKLSKTKASMLLDVLKLQSGKKQVNLTGCSHEEAEVRSFLHCLPYISRLSVVPLWSSSVEQTRFLTRLFCAAAEREKQTGEKILEMLASVCRYEHFPFNNRSIDETYRRNFLLDLYSQMNDCETETGLSLLPSIQSVFQSAPEIWTLDLSKIKTSILLEVMKLQPEKKQVKVTNWSYEEHEVRNLIKCLPYISKFRFVPESSKLHEQTSFLVTLYCAAAEREQQTGEKMLDRLASVCTFKIIPVSDTDMNEQAQKVFLLSLYSQVTDYESKTGLSLFPLLKSVFQSVANVWITDLSERNTLMLRELLIQSEKKQVVLKGCSHEESEVKSFLECLPFFSQLSFEPWVSEASEEIQFLRSLFCAAEKDEQKEMKTLDMLASVYIYREAPLKQKWSEFLLELFSYELKTGLSVPPLQRANVILFKVLKLKSSRTHGPRIAPGSSDLQEQRRFLVNLFCAAAEREQQTGEKMVEMLAPLCRYKTFPFKAGDKYRVDFLLDLYSQVKDRETKSGLSLLPSLQSVFQSAPKLWTIKFSKRKTSDFMEVMKLQAEKKRVELTDCSYEESEVRSFLQCLPFISQLSFNLDDWDDSSFDPDKQSRFLVNLFCAAAEREQQTGEKMLERFASVCRYKTFPFHDIHADDEDRSDFLLDLYSQMKDRETKSGLSLLPSLQSVFQSAPKVWFINLSKRKTSILLEVMKLQPEKKIVKLTDCSHGESEVRSFLQCLPFISQLSLDNGEGHSCDPDEQTRLLVNLFCAAAEREQQTGEKILDMLASVCKFETFSFQNEKTNNDGDAIKDRLDFLLDLYSYMKDCETKTGLSLLPSLQSVFQSAPLFWTINLSKRTTSILLEVMKLQPEKKRVNLTDCSHGESEVRSFLKCLPFISQLSFDPQSSDPDEQTRFLVNLFCAAAEREQQTGEKMLEMLASVCRYKTFPLYYNNTSQSDFLLDLYSQLKDRETKSGLSLLPSLQSVFQSAPLFWTIKLSERKTSILLEVMKLQPEKKPVELTDCSHEESEVRSFLQCLPFISQLSFDPRSSDLHEQTRFLVNLFCAAAEREQQTGEKMLEMLASVCRYKTFPLDDRCMANFEYGYRKSQSDFLLDLYSQMKDRETKSGLSLLPSLQSVFQSFPFFWTIKLSERKTSILLEVMKLQPEKKPVMLTDCSHGESEVRSFLQCLPFISQLRCMPRFFQSVCSSLSVRSREEIQQLVSLLQLLNFNLFLTGELNDKTCSSVGKVLPLVGSKVDLILTDSRMSVRGAAVLFRSTTQLHSLRLSNSLVLFFSQWVRRGRVAFPLVLEELTVVSTKAQPQRVLLKVGSSLASLLRFWTVGRLDLTESGLPVQSLFSLLLHDGPLTLRLSEERLQQLLVLLHEVQDQDRTLSLLNKVGGDLSSCQLSWELLHFLLQQPTGQTITVNLKKNRFLEERAAELLPFLHRMVIQRLSPSFVRTSIREIFRTHPSHMISWLLRSLDLVINLNCTELDSKDCDALLFILRHSDGVKLKLLWSSIPAEGIQSILSMLHTVSDLSVDRNLLLRFIHCCAASDSQQGAASGLLRTLRHRLDLSCSSCVELPEEDQTEPLRLTAADCWAVSTVLRRSSRDTQLDLRDCEVEDSGLDLLFPVLDGVRLRVNKTVPVQLLSLLAANNQGDAVRRATSLCRALGGELDLSHRPLDQRLCGALALMLDYSEDLTELDLSHCQLTDQLLLQLITHLHKVHNLDLSHNQITDASTGWLLHLVAINPFIVSVSLNNNNIINKTPFKDNRKFEIS, encoded by the exons ATGCTCAAACTCCaatcagagaaaaagaaagtggaGCTGACAGGATTCTCACATGACAAGAGTGAAATGAGAAACTTGCTTCAGTGTCTGCCTTATCTCTCAAAGCTCAG TTTTGTGACTGAACCGACTGAGTCATCAGAGAGCATCTGGTTCTTGGAAAAGTTGATCTGCGCTGCGGCAGAAATGAAAGAGCAGAACGGAGTAAATATGCTGGAGCTGCTATCAGTTTGCACATATAGAGGAACCCCACTCCAGTGGAAATGGTGTGACTTCCTGCTGGACCTGTACTCTTCTAAAACTGAAACAGGCCCGACGTTTTCATCATTCACATCAGTCCTCCAGTCAGCAGATCCTGCAATATGGTTCGTTAAGCTCTCAAAGACGAAGGCCTCCATGCTACTGGATGTTTTAAAACTTCAGTCAGGGAAGAAACAAGTTAATCTGACTGGCTGCTCACATGAAGAGGCTGAAGTAAGGAGTTTCCTACATTGTCTGCCTTATATCTCACGACTCAG TGTGGTTCCTCTTTGGTCAAGCTCTGTTGAGCAAACCCGATTCTTAACCAGGCTGTtctgtgctgcagcagagagagaaaagcagaCAGGAGAGAAGATCCTGGAGATGTTAGCATCAGTCTGCAGATACGAGCATTTTCCATTCAATAACAGATCCATCGACGAAACATATAGGCGTAACTTCCTGCTGGATCTGTACTCCCAGATGAATGACTGTGAGACTGAAACAGGTCTGAGTCTCCTTCCATCAATACAGTCAGTTTTCCAGTCAGCTCCTGAAATCTGGACTTTAGATCTCTCAAAGATAAAAACCTCCATCCTCCTGGAAGTGATGAAACTCCAACCAGAGAAGAAACAAGTGAAAGTGACAAACTGGTCATATGAAGAACATGAAGTGAGGAACCTCATAAAGTGTTTGCCTTATATATCCAAGTTCAG ATTTGTTCCTGAGAGTTCGAAACTTCATGAGCAAACCAGCTTCTTGGTGACTCTGTACTGTGCAGCAGCTGAGAGAGAACAGCAGACAGGAGAGAAGATGCTGGACCGGTTGGCATCAGtctgcacatttaaaataatacctGTGAGCGATACGGATATGAACGAGCAAGCACAGAAGGTTTTCCTGTTGAGTTTGTACAGTCAGGTGACGGACTATGAGTCGAAAACAGGCCTGAGTTTGTTTCCTTTGTTAAAGTCAGTTTTCCAGTCTGTTGCTAATGTCTGGATAACTGACCTCTCAGAGAGAAATACTTTAATGCTGAGAGAACTATTAATCCAGTCAGAGAAGAAACAAGTGGTTTTGAAAGGCTGCTCACACGAAGAGAGTGAAGTGAAGAGTTTCCTAGAGTGTCTGCCTTTTTTCTCACAACTCAG CTTTGAGCCCTGGGTATCGGAGGCTTCTGAAGAAATCCAGTTTCTCCGGAGTTTGTTCTGCGCAGCAGAGAAAGATGAGCAAAAGGAAATGAAGACTCTGGATATGTTGGCATCAGTATACATTTATAGAGAAGCACCTCTTAAACAGAAATGGTCTGAATTCCTGCTGGAGTTGTTCTCTTATGAGCTTAAAACAGGCTTGAGTGTCCCGCCATTACAGAGAGCCAACGTCATTCTCTTCAAAGTGCTGAAGCTCAAGTCAAGCCGGACACACGGACCCAG GATTGCGCCTGGCAGCTCAGATCTTCAAGAACAAAGGAGGTTCTTAGTGAATCTGTtctgtgcagcagcagagagagaacagCAGACAGGAGAGAAGATGGTGGAGATGTTGGCACCACTCTGCAGATATAAAACATTCCCTTTTAAAGCTGGTGATAAATATCGGGTTGACTTCCTGCTGGATCTGTACTCCCAGGTGAAGGACAGAGAGACTAAATCAGGTCTGAGTCTCCTTCCATCATTACAGTCAGTTTTCCAGTCAGCTCCTAAACTCTGGACCATAAAGTTCTCAAAAAGAAAGACCTCAGACTTTATGGAAGTGATGAAACTCCAAGCAGAGAAGAAACGCGTGGAGCTGACAGACTGCTCATATGAAGAGAGTGAAGTGAGGAGTTTCCTGCAGTGTCTGCCTTTTATCTCACAGCTCAG cTTCAATTTGGATGACTGGGATGATTCCAGTTTTGATCCTGATAAACAGTCCAGGTTCTTAGTGAATCTGTtctgtgcagcagcagagagagaacagCAGACAGGAGAGAAGATGCTGGAACGTTTTGCATCAGTCTGCAGATATAAAACATTCCCTTTTCATGACATTCATGCTGATGATGAAGATAGAAGTGACTTCCTGCTGGATCTGTACTCCCAGATGAAGGACAGAGAGACTAAATCAGGTCTGAGTCTCCTTCCATCATTACAGTCAGTTTTCCAGTCAGCTCCCAAAGTCTGGTTTATAAACCTCTCAAAAAGAAAGACCTCCATCCTCCTGGAAGTGATGAAACTCCaaccagagaagaaaatagTGAAGCTGACAGACTGCTCACATGGAGAGAGTGAAGTGAGGAGTTTCCTGCAGTGTCTGCCTTTTATCTCACAGCTCAG TTTGGATAATGGTGAGGGTCACAGCTGCGATCCTGATGAACAAACCAGGTTGTTAGTGAATCTCTtctgtgcagcagcagagagagaacagCAGACAGGAGAGAAAATATTGGACATGTTGGCATCTGTCTgcaaatttgaaacatttagttttcaaaatgaaaaaacgaATAATGATGGTGATGCCATCAAAGATCGCCTTGACTTTCTGTTGGATCTCTATTCCTATATGAAGGACTGTGAGACTAAAACAGGTCTGAGTCTCCTTCCATCATTACAGTCGGTTTTCCAGTCAGCTCCTTTATTCTGGACCATCAACCTTTCTAAGAGAACGACCTCCATCCTCCTGGAAGTGATGAAACTCCAACCAGAGAAGAAACGAGTGAATCTGACAGACTGCTCACATGGAGAGAGTGAAGTGAGGAGTTTCCTAAAATGTCTGCCTTTTATCTCACAGCTCAG CTTTGATCCTCAGAGCTCAGATCCTGATGAACAAACAAGGTTCTTAGTGAATCTGTtctgtgcagcagcagagagagaacagCAGACAGGAGAGAAGATGCTGGAGATGTTAGCATCAGTCTGCAGATATAAAACATTCCctttatattataataatacaTCTCAGAGTGACTTCCTGCTGGATCTGTACTCCCAGCTGAAGGACAGAGAGACTAAATCAGGTCTGAGTCTCCTTCCATCATTACAGTCAGTTTTCCAGTCAGCTCCTTTATTCTGGACCATCAAGCTGTCAGAGAGAAAGACCTCCATCCTCCTGGAAGTGATGAAACTCCAACCAGAGAAGAAACCAGTGGAGCTGACAGACTGCTCACATGAAGAGAGTGAAGTGAGGAGTTTCCTGCAGTGTCTGCCTTTTATCTCACAGCTCAG CTTTGATCCTCGAAGCTCAGATCTTCATGAACAAACCAGGTTCTTAGTGAATCTGTtctgtgcagcagcagagagagaacagCAGACAGGAGAGAAGATGCTGGAGATGTTAGCATCAGTCTGCAGATATAAAACATTCCCTTTAGATGACAGATGCATGGCTAATTTTGAATATGGATACAGAAAATCTCAGAGTGACTTCCTGCTGGATCTGTACTCCCAGATGAAGGACAGAGAGACTAAATCAGGTCTGAGTCTCCTTCCATCATTACAGTCAGTTTTCCagtcatttccttttttctggACCATCAAGCTGTCAGAGAGAAAGACCTCCATCCTCCTGGAAGTGATGAAACTCCAACCAGAGAAGAAACCAGTGATGCTGACAGACTGCTCACATGGAGAGAGTGAAGTGAGGAGTTTCCTGCAGTGTCTGCCTTTTATCTCACAGCTCAG GTGTATGCCAAGGTTTTTCCAGAGTGTTTGTTCATCTCTATCAGTGAGATCCAGAGAGGAGATCCAGCAGCTGGTttctctcctgcagcttctgaaCTTCAACCTTTTTCTAACAGGAGAGTTGAATGataaaacctgcagctctgTGGGGAAAGTTCTCCCCCTGGTTGGATCTAAAGTGGATCTGATCCTCACAGACAGCCGGATGTCCGTCAGAGGAGCTGCTGTCCTGTTTAGATCTACAACACAGCTCCACAGTCTGAG ACTCTCCAACAGTCTGGTCTTGTTCTTCTCTCAGTGGGTGAGAAGAGGCAGAGTGGCTTTTCCTCTGGTCCTAGAAGAGCTTACAGTGGTTTCCACCAAAGCTCAGCCACAGAGAGTCTTGCTGAAGGTCGGCAGCAGTTTGGCGTCTCTGCTGAGGTTCTGGACAGTGGGACGGTTGGACCTGACCGAGTCCGGACTCCCTGTTCAGAGTCTCTTCAGTCTGCTGCTTCACGATGGTCCTCTCACACTCAG ACTGAGTGAAGAGAGACTCCAGCAGCTTCTGGTTCTCCTCCACGAGGTCCAGGACCAGGACAGGACATTGTCCCTCTTGAATAAGGTCGGTGGAGACCTGAGCTCCTGCCAGTTGAGCTGGGAGCttcttcacttcctgctgcagcagccgACAGGTCAGACCATCACCGTGAACCTGAAGAAGAACCGATTCTTGGAGGAGAGAGCTGCTGAGCTGCTGCCCTTCCTGCACAGGATGGTGATTCAAAG GCTCAGTCCCAGCTTTGTTAGGACTTCCATCAGGGAGATCTTCAGGACTCACCCCAGTCACATGATATCCTGGTTGCTGAGGTCACTGGATCTTGTGATCAACCTGAACTGCACAGAGCTGGACTCAAAGGACTGCGACGCTCTGCTGTTCATCCTCAGACACAGCGACGGAGTGAAACTGAAGCTGCTGTGGAGCTCCATCCCAGCAGAGGGAATCCAGTCCATCCTCTCTATGCTGCACACAGTTTCTGATCTCAG TGTGGACAGGAATCTCCTGCTGAGGTTCATCCACTGCTGCGCCGCCTCCgacagccagcagggggcagcatcGGGCCTGCTGAGGACTCTACGGCACAGGTTGGATCTGTCCTGCTCCTCCTGCGTGGAGCTACCAGAGGAGGATCAGACGGAGCCTCTCAGGTTGACGGCCGCCGACTGCTGGGCCGTCTCCACCGTCCTGAGACGCAGCAGCAGGGACACCCAGCTGGACCTGAGAGACTGCGAGGTGGAGGACAGCGGGCTGGACCTGCTGTTTCCTGTCCTGGACGGAGTCCGTCTCAG AGTCAACAAGACGGTCCCGGTCCAGCTTCTGTCTCTGCTTGCCGCGAACAATCAGGGGGACGCCGTGAGACGAGCAACGTCCCTGTGCAGAGCCCTGGGaggagaactggacctgagtcaCAGGCCACTGGACCAGAGGCTCTGTGGAGCTCTGGCTCTGATGCTGGACTACTCTGAAGATCTAACAGAGCTGGACCTCAGCCACTGCCAGCTGACAGACCAGCTGCTGCTCCAACTCATCACACATCTGCACAAAGTCCACAACCTGGA tCTGAGTCACAATCAGATCACTGATGCCTCCACTGGCTGGTTACTCCACCTGGTCGCCATCAACCCTTTCATTGTTTCTGTGAG tcttaacaacaacaacatcatcAACAAAACTCCTTTTAAGGACAACAGGAAGTTTGAAATCTCTTGA